A stretch of the Vitis vinifera cultivar Pinot Noir 40024 chromosome 16, ASM3070453v1 genome encodes the following:
- the LOC100250918 gene encoding receptor-like protein 6 isoform X3: protein MDPSCEPSSLPFAFLLSIENMGSTLCLFMFMRFLLLVSSFYPMVANSSSFMQQPLCHDSERSALLQFKQSFLIDGHASGDPSAYPKVAMWKSHGEGEEGSDCCSWDGVECDRETGHVIGLHLASSCLYGSINSNSTLFSLVHLRRLDLSDNDFNYSQIPFGVGQLSRLRSLDLSSDRFAGQIPSELLALSKLVFLNLSANPMLQLQKPGLRYLVQNLTHLKELHLRIPQCLANLSKSLFILDLGSNNLDGPIPQTCTVPNNLRVIDLGENQFQGQIPRSFANCMMLEHLVLGNNQIDDIFPFWLGALPQLQVLILRSNRFHGAIGSWHSNFRFPKLRIVDLSDNKFIGDLPSEYFQNWDAMKLTDIANDLRYMQARPKFQIPGYGWTAHYMYSMTMTNRGMQRFYEKIPDVFIAIDFSGNNFKGQIPTSIGNLNGFHLLNLGSNNLTGHIPSSLGDLTQLESLDLSQNQLSGEIPLQLTRITFLAFFNVSHNHLTGPIPQGNQFTTFPNASFDGNLGLCGSPLSRACGSSEASPPTSSSSKQGSTSEFDWKFVLMGYGSGLVIGVSIGYYLTSWKHEWFVKTFGKRQRKWTRKERRHIG, encoded by the exons ATGGATCCTAGTTGTGAACCCTCATCACTCCCATTTGCTTTCTTATTATCCATAGAAAATATGGGCTCAACTTTGTGTCTCTTCATGTTCATGCGCTTTCTCCTTTTAGTCTCATCTTTTTATCCAATGGTGGCTAACTCTTCCTCTTTTATGCAGCAGCCACTGTGCCATGATAGTGAGAGGTCTGCCTTGCTTCAGTTCAAGCAAAGCTTTTTGATTGATGGGCATGCCTCTGGTGATCCTTCTGCTTATCCAAAAGTTGCAATGTGGAAATCCCatggagaaggagaagaaggaagTGATTGCTGCTCTTGGGATGGTGTTGAGTGTGACAGGGAGACTGGCCATGTGATCGGCCTTCACCTTGCCAGCAGTTGTCTCTATGGTTCTATCAACTCCAACAGCACCCTCTTCAGTCTTGTTCATCTCCGGAGGCTTGACCTCTCTGATAATGATTTCAATTACTCCCAGATCCCATTTGGTGTTGGTCAGCTTTCAAGGCTTAGGAGTCTCGATCTCTCCTCTGATAGATTCGCCGGCCAAATCCCATCGGAACTCTTAGCACTGTCCAAATTGGTTTTCCTTAATCTCTCGGCAAACCCAATGTTGCAGCTTCAAAAGCCGGGCTTGAGATATTTGGTTCAGAACTTAACCCACTTAAAGGAACTTCATCTGAG GATTCCCCAATGTCTGGCCAACTTGAGCAAATCTCTGTTCATACTGGATCTGGGAAGCAACAACCTTGATGGCCCCATTCCTCAAACATGCACAGTGCCAAACAATTTGAGGGTGATTGATTTAGGTGAAAATCAATTCCAAGGCCAAATACCAAGATCATTTGCCAATTGCATGATGCTCGAGCACCTTGTTCTCGGAAACAATCAAATCGATgatattttccctttttggcTTGGAGCCCTCCCACAGCTACAGGTTCTTATTTTGAGATCCAACAGATTCCATGGTGCAATAGGGAGCTGGCACTCCAATTTCAGGTTTCCCAAGTTGCGCATCGTCGACCTCTCTGACAATAAGTTTATAGGTGATTTGCCATCAGAGTATTTCCAAAATTGGGATGCCATGAAACTTACAGATATTGCAAATGACCTTAGGTACATGCAGGCACGCCCAAAGTTTCAAATCCCAGGGTATGGATGGACTGCCCATTACATGTACTCAATGACAATGACAAATAGAGGTATGCAGAGGTTTTATGAGAAGATCCCTGATGTTTTCATAGCAATTGATTTCTCAGGCAACAATTTCAAAGGACAAATTCCAACCTCCATTGGGAACCTCAATGGGTTTCATTTGCTGAACCTTGGCAGCAACAATCTTACTGGCCATATCCCATCCTCCCTGGGGGACCTAACACAGCTGGAGTCATTGGATCTTTCCCAGAACCAGCTCTCAGGAGAGATCCCTTTGCAACTAACAAGGATAACATTCCTTGCATTCTTCAATGTGTCTCATAATCATCTGACGGGGCCTATACCACAAGGAAATCAATTTACAACATTTCCAAATGCTTCCTTTGATGGGAACCTGGGATTGTGTGGAAGTCCTTTGTCAAGGGCATGTGGAAGTTCCGAGGCATCACCACCAACATCTTCATCCTCTAAACAGGGTTCAACTAGTGAATTTGATTGGAAATTTGTATTAATGGGATATGGAAGTGGGCTAGTAATTGGAGTCTCAATTGGGTACTACTTGACCTCATGGAAACATGAGTGGTTCGTGAAAACCTTTGGAAAGCGGCAAAGAAAATGGACAAGGAAAGAAAGGAGGCACATAGGCTGA
- the LOC100250918 gene encoding receptor-like protein 33 isoform X2: protein MDPSCEPSSLPFAFLLSIENMGSTLCLFMFMRFLLLVSSFYPMVANSSSFMQQPLCHDSERSALLQFKQSFLIDGHASGDPSAYPKVAMWKSHGEGEEGSDCCSWDGVECDRETGHVIGLHLASSCLYGSINSNSTLFSLVHLRRLDLSDNDFNYSQIPFGVGQLSRLRSLDLSSDRFAGQIPSELLALSKLVFLNLSANPMLQLQKPGLRYLVQNLTHLKELHLRQVNISSTIPHELANLSSLRTLFLRECGLHGEFPMNIFQLPSLQFLSVRIPQCLANLSKSLFILDLGSNNLDGPIPQTCTVPNNLRVIDLGENQFQGQIPRSFANCMMLEHLVLGNNQIDDIFPFWLGALPQLQVLILRSNRFHGAIGSWHSNFRFPKLRIVDLSDNKFIGDLPSEYFQNWDAMKLTDIANDLRYMQARPKFQIPGYGWTAHYMYSMTMTNRGMQRFYEKIPDVFIAIDFSGNNFKGQIPTSIGNLNGFHLLNLGSNNLTGHIPSSLGDLTQLESLDLSQNQLSGEIPLQLTRITFLAFFNVSHNHLTGPIPQGNQFTTFPNASFDGNLGLCGSPLSRACGSSEASPPTSSSSKQGSTSEFDWKFVLMGYGSGLVIGVSIGYYLTSWKHEWFVKTFGKRQRKWTRKERRHIG from the exons ATGGATCCTAGTTGTGAACCCTCATCACTCCCATTTGCTTTCTTATTATCCATAGAAAATATGGGCTCAACTTTGTGTCTCTTCATGTTCATGCGCTTTCTCCTTTTAGTCTCATCTTTTTATCCAATGGTGGCTAACTCTTCCTCTTTTATGCAGCAGCCACTGTGCCATGATAGTGAGAGGTCTGCCTTGCTTCAGTTCAAGCAAAGCTTTTTGATTGATGGGCATGCCTCTGGTGATCCTTCTGCTTATCCAAAAGTTGCAATGTGGAAATCCCatggagaaggagaagaaggaagTGATTGCTGCTCTTGGGATGGTGTTGAGTGTGACAGGGAGACTGGCCATGTGATCGGCCTTCACCTTGCCAGCAGTTGTCTCTATGGTTCTATCAACTCCAACAGCACCCTCTTCAGTCTTGTTCATCTCCGGAGGCTTGACCTCTCTGATAATGATTTCAATTACTCCCAGATCCCATTTGGTGTTGGTCAGCTTTCAAGGCTTAGGAGTCTCGATCTCTCCTCTGATAGATTCGCCGGCCAAATCCCATCGGAACTCTTAGCACTGTCCAAATTGGTTTTCCTTAATCTCTCGGCAAACCCAATGTTGCAGCTTCAAAAGCCGGGCTTGAGATATTTGGTTCAGAACTTAACCCACTTAAAGGAACTTCATCTGAGGCAAGTGAACATTTCTTCAACAATACCACATGAGTTGGCAAATTTATCTTCATTGAGAACTCTCTTTCTCAGAGAATGTGGATTGCATGGTGAATTCCCAATGAACATTTTTCAGCTACCAAGCCTACAGTTTCTTAGTGTGAG GATTCCCCAATGTCTGGCCAACTTGAGCAAATCTCTGTTCATACTGGATCTGGGAAGCAACAACCTTGATGGCCCCATTCCTCAAACATGCACAGTGCCAAACAATTTGAGGGTGATTGATTTAGGTGAAAATCAATTCCAAGGCCAAATACCAAGATCATTTGCCAATTGCATGATGCTCGAGCACCTTGTTCTCGGAAACAATCAAATCGATgatattttccctttttggcTTGGAGCCCTCCCACAGCTACAGGTTCTTATTTTGAGATCCAACAGATTCCATGGTGCAATAGGGAGCTGGCACTCCAATTTCAGGTTTCCCAAGTTGCGCATCGTCGACCTCTCTGACAATAAGTTTATAGGTGATTTGCCATCAGAGTATTTCCAAAATTGGGATGCCATGAAACTTACAGATATTGCAAATGACCTTAGGTACATGCAGGCACGCCCAAAGTTTCAAATCCCAGGGTATGGATGGACTGCCCATTACATGTACTCAATGACAATGACAAATAGAGGTATGCAGAGGTTTTATGAGAAGATCCCTGATGTTTTCATAGCAATTGATTTCTCAGGCAACAATTTCAAAGGACAAATTCCAACCTCCATTGGGAACCTCAATGGGTTTCATTTGCTGAACCTTGGCAGCAACAATCTTACTGGCCATATCCCATCCTCCCTGGGGGACCTAACACAGCTGGAGTCATTGGATCTTTCCCAGAACCAGCTCTCAGGAGAGATCCCTTTGCAACTAACAAGGATAACATTCCTTGCATTCTTCAATGTGTCTCATAATCATCTGACGGGGCCTATACCACAAGGAAATCAATTTACAACATTTCCAAATGCTTCCTTTGATGGGAACCTGGGATTGTGTGGAAGTCCTTTGTCAAGGGCATGTGGAAGTTCCGAGGCATCACCACCAACATCTTCATCCTCTAAACAGGGTTCAACTAGTGAATTTGATTGGAAATTTGTATTAATGGGATATGGAAGTGGGCTAGTAATTGGAGTCTCAATTGGGTACTACTTGACCTCATGGAAACATGAGTGGTTCGTGAAAACCTTTGGAAAGCGGCAAAGAAAATGGACAAGGAAAGAAAGGAGGCACATAGGCTGA
- the LOC100250918 gene encoding receptor-like protein 7 isoform X1, protein MDPSCEPSSLPFAFLLSIENMGSTLCLFMFMRFLLLVSSFYPMVANSSSFMQQPLCHDSERSALLQFKQSFLIDGHASGDPSAYPKVAMWKSHGEGEEGSDCCSWDGVECDRETGHVIGLHLASSCLYGSINSNSTLFSLVHLRRLDLSDNDFNYSQIPFGVGQLSRLRSLDLSSDRFAGQIPSELLALSKLVFLNLSANPMLQLQKPGLRYLVQNLTHLKELHLRQVNISSTIPHELANLSSLRTLFLRECGLHGEFPMNIFQLPSLQFLSVRYNPDLIGYLPEFQETSPLKLLYLSGTSFSGELPTSIGRLGSLTKLDISSCNFTGLVPSPLGHLSQLSYLDLSNNFFSGQIPSSMANLTRLTFLDLSLNNLEGGIPTSLFELVNLQYLSVADNSLNGTVELNRLSLLGYTRTNVTLPKFKLLGLDSCNLTEFPDFLQNQDELEVLFLSDNKIHGPIPKWMWNISQENLESLDLSGNLLTGFNQHPVVLPWSKLSILELDSNMLQGPLPIPPPSTIEYYSVSRNKLIGEISPLICNMSSLILLDLSSNNLSGRIPQCLANLSKSLFILDLGSNNLDGPIPQTCTVPNNLRVIDLGENQFQGQIPRSFANCMMLEHLVLGNNQIDDIFPFWLGALPQLQVLILRSNRFHGAIGSWHSNFRFPKLRIVDLSDNKFIGDLPSEYFQNWDAMKLTDIANDLRYMQARPKFQIPGYGWTAHYMYSMTMTNRGMQRFYEKIPDVFIAIDFSGNNFKGQIPTSIGNLNGFHLLNLGSNNLTGHIPSSLGDLTQLESLDLSQNQLSGEIPLQLTRITFLAFFNVSHNHLTGPIPQGNQFTTFPNASFDGNLGLCGSPLSRACGSSEASPPTSSSSKQGSTSEFDWKFVLMGYGSGLVIGVSIGYYLTSWKHEWFVKTFGKRQRKWTRKERRHIG, encoded by the coding sequence ATGGATCCTAGTTGTGAACCCTCATCACTCCCATTTGCTTTCTTATTATCCATAGAAAATATGGGCTCAACTTTGTGTCTCTTCATGTTCATGCGCTTTCTCCTTTTAGTCTCATCTTTTTATCCAATGGTGGCTAACTCTTCCTCTTTTATGCAGCAGCCACTGTGCCATGATAGTGAGAGGTCTGCCTTGCTTCAGTTCAAGCAAAGCTTTTTGATTGATGGGCATGCCTCTGGTGATCCTTCTGCTTATCCAAAAGTTGCAATGTGGAAATCCCatggagaaggagaagaaggaagTGATTGCTGCTCTTGGGATGGTGTTGAGTGTGACAGGGAGACTGGCCATGTGATCGGCCTTCACCTTGCCAGCAGTTGTCTCTATGGTTCTATCAACTCCAACAGCACCCTCTTCAGTCTTGTTCATCTCCGGAGGCTTGACCTCTCTGATAATGATTTCAATTACTCCCAGATCCCATTTGGTGTTGGTCAGCTTTCAAGGCTTAGGAGTCTCGATCTCTCCTCTGATAGATTCGCCGGCCAAATCCCATCGGAACTCTTAGCACTGTCCAAATTGGTTTTCCTTAATCTCTCGGCAAACCCAATGTTGCAGCTTCAAAAGCCGGGCTTGAGATATTTGGTTCAGAACTTAACCCACTTAAAGGAACTTCATCTGAGGCAAGTGAACATTTCTTCAACAATACCACATGAGTTGGCAAATTTATCTTCATTGAGAACTCTCTTTCTCAGAGAATGTGGATTGCATGGTGAATTCCCAATGAACATTTTTCAGCTACCAAGCCTACAGTTTCTTAGTGTGAGGTACAATCCAGATCTGATTGGTTATTTGCCTGAATTTCAGGAAACCAGTCCGTTAAAACTGTTGTATCTTTCTGGTACAAGTTTTTCTGGTGAGTTACCAACTTCAATTGGGAGGCTTGGTTCTTTGACTAAGTTGGACATCAGCTCATGCAATTTCACTGGGTTGGTCCCATCTCCACTTGGTCACCTTTCCCAGTTATCCTATTTAGACCtttcaaataacttttttaGTGGCCAAATTCCTTCTTCCATGGCAAATCTTACCCGACTTACCTTTTTAGACCTTTCTTTGAATAATTTAGAAGGTGGAATCCCAACTTCATTATTTGAACTTGTAAATCTTCAATATCTTTCTGTAGCAGACAATTCCTTGAATGGGACAGTGGAACTTAACAGGTTATCATTGCTCGGTTACACCAGAACCAATGTTACTCTCCctaaatttaagcttttaggattgGATTCATGCAACTTAACTGAGTTTCCTGATTTCCTGCAAAACCAAGATGAATTGGAGGTGCTCTTCCTTTCCGATAATAAAATTCATGGTCCAATTCCAAAATGGATGTGGAACATAAGCCAAGAAAACCTAGAGTCTCTTGACCTTTCTGGAAACCTTTTAACCGGCTTTAACCAACATCCAGTTGTGCTTCCCTGGTCCAAGTTAAGCATTTTAGAACTTGATTCTAACATGTTGCAAGGACCACTTCCAATTCCACCACCATCAACCATTGAATATTATTCAGTCTCTAGAAATAAACTGATCGGAGAAATTTCGCCACTTATTTGCAACATGAGTTCTCTTATCTTACTTGATTTGTCTAGTAACAATTTGAGTGGCAGGATTCCCCAATGTCTGGCCAACTTGAGCAAATCTCTGTTCATACTGGATCTGGGAAGCAACAACCTTGATGGCCCCATTCCTCAAACATGCACAGTGCCAAACAATTTGAGGGTGATTGATTTAGGTGAAAATCAATTCCAAGGCCAAATACCAAGATCATTTGCCAATTGCATGATGCTCGAGCACCTTGTTCTCGGAAACAATCAAATCGATgatattttccctttttggcTTGGAGCCCTCCCACAGCTACAGGTTCTTATTTTGAGATCCAACAGATTCCATGGTGCAATAGGGAGCTGGCACTCCAATTTCAGGTTTCCCAAGTTGCGCATCGTCGACCTCTCTGACAATAAGTTTATAGGTGATTTGCCATCAGAGTATTTCCAAAATTGGGATGCCATGAAACTTACAGATATTGCAAATGACCTTAGGTACATGCAGGCACGCCCAAAGTTTCAAATCCCAGGGTATGGATGGACTGCCCATTACATGTACTCAATGACAATGACAAATAGAGGTATGCAGAGGTTTTATGAGAAGATCCCTGATGTTTTCATAGCAATTGATTTCTCAGGCAACAATTTCAAAGGACAAATTCCAACCTCCATTGGGAACCTCAATGGGTTTCATTTGCTGAACCTTGGCAGCAACAATCTTACTGGCCATATCCCATCCTCCCTGGGGGACCTAACACAGCTGGAGTCATTGGATCTTTCCCAGAACCAGCTCTCAGGAGAGATCCCTTTGCAACTAACAAGGATAACATTCCTTGCATTCTTCAATGTGTCTCATAATCATCTGACGGGGCCTATACCACAAGGAAATCAATTTACAACATTTCCAAATGCTTCCTTTGATGGGAACCTGGGATTGTGTGGAAGTCCTTTGTCAAGGGCATGTGGAAGTTCCGAGGCATCACCACCAACATCTTCATCCTCTAAACAGGGTTCAACTAGTGAATTTGATTGGAAATTTGTATTAATGGGATATGGAAGTGGGCTAGTAATTGGAGTCTCAATTGGGTACTACTTGACCTCATGGAAACATGAGTGGTTCGTGAAAACCTTTGGAAAGCGGCAAAGAAAATGGACAAGGAAAGAAAGGAGGCACATAGGCTGA